Proteins encoded by one window of Vidua chalybeata isolate OUT-0048 chromosome 8, bVidCha1 merged haplotype, whole genome shotgun sequence:
- the KCNK18 gene encoding potassium channel subfamily K member 18, whose amino-acid sequence MATTSQPLRGKTTCKKIFWAVFPHACFILSLVIYAFLGALMFSHMEGTREVTVTEEYRTFLQNLVYLARELSDNVTENEKFNDDIRKLFNTADPVWFMNPEERWSFFGSLFFCCTVFTTVGYGNTYPVTRSGKYLCMLYALFGIPLMFLVLTDMGDILATVLSTSYNEFRKLQSKILASKLCSGSTCSKRNELKSRAQSKIVINEPLTIMEVLRSQSGMKPVKYRNVELFEMLIARENENTQPARNKSMERWSSCPELAREKTVSRVIENFDKIGKELEKLDVPIVLMVLVIFVYISCAAAILPNWEKNMDFQEAFYFCFITLTTIGFGDTKLEHPKFFLFFSLYIIIGMEIVFIAFKLGQDRLIVLYKKVISFCAEKNMSSKKIYPK is encoded by the exons ATGGCAACAACATCACAGCCTCTGCGAGGTAAAACGAcgtgtaaaaaaatattttgggcaGTGTTTCCTCATGCCTGCTTCATTCTGTCTCTCGTCATCTATGCTTTTCTTGGGGCTCTCATGTTTTCCCACATGGAAGGTACCCGGGAGGTCACAGTAACTGAAGAATACAGAACATTTCTGCAGAACCTGGTGTACCTCGCCAGAGAGTTATCAG ATAATGTGacagaaaatgagaagtttAACGACGACATCCGTAAGCTTTTCAACACAGCTGACCCAGTCTGGTTTATGAATCCAGAAGAAAGATGGAGTTTCTTTGggtctctctttttttgctgCACAGTATTCACAACTGTGG GTTATGGTAATACCTATCCTGTGACACGGAGTGGGAAGTATCTCTGTATGTTGTATGCTTTATTTGGGATCCCTCTGATGTTCTTGGTCCTGACAGACATGGGAGACATCCTTGCAACTGTCTTATCCACGTCCTACAATGAGTTCAGGAAACTACAGTCAAAAATTCTTGCCTCTAAACTCTGTTCTGGATCCACATGTAGCAAAAGGAATGAACTGAAATCCAGGGCACAGTCTAAAATAGTCATCAACGAGCCCCTGACCATTATGGAAGTGCTGAGAAGTCAGTCAGGTATGAAACCAGTCAAATATCGCAATGTGGAActttttgaaatgttaattgCCAGGGAGAATGAAAACACACAACcagcaagaaataaaagcatggAGAGATGGAGTTCGTGTCCTGAGCTAGCCAGGGAAAAGACGGTGTCCAGAGTAATCGAGAATTTTGACAAAATAGGAAAAGAGTTAGAAAAATTAGATGTGCCCATTGTACTGATGGTACTCGTTATCTTTGTGTACATCTCCTGTGCAGCTGCTATTCTtccaaactgggaaaaaaatatggattttcaGGAagccttttatttctgctttatcaCTTTGACCACTATTGGATTTGGAGATACAAAACTAGAACATCCtaagtttttcttgtttttttccctctacatTATAATTGGCATGGAAATTGTCTTCATTGCTTTTAAGCTGGGCCAAGACCGCTTAATTGTTCTGTATAAAAAGGTGATTTCATTTTGTGCAGAGAAAAATATGTCATCAAAGAAGATATATCCAAAATAA